One Microlunatus soli genomic window carries:
- a CDS encoding response regulator produces MIAEDAALLREGVRALLADEGHQVLAAVPDADQLLARMAVEQPELAIIDVRMPPTHTDEGIRAALEIRRRWPQVGIIVLSQYVETEFTGRLMADGRAVGYLLKDRVMGVAEFLDALDRVQRGGVVLDPEVVRKLFRETSHTDPLSRLTAREHQVLEQMANGRTNAGIAGTLYISASAVEKHSNAIFDKLELPAGGGYSRRVLAVLRYLSS; encoded by the coding sequence ATGATCGCCGAGGATGCCGCGTTGCTGCGGGAGGGCGTCCGCGCCCTGCTCGCCGACGAAGGCCACCAGGTGCTGGCCGCCGTCCCCGACGCCGACCAACTGCTGGCGCGGATGGCGGTCGAGCAGCCCGAGCTGGCGATCATCGACGTCCGGATGCCGCCGACCCACACCGACGAGGGGATCCGTGCCGCGTTGGAGATCCGGCGGCGCTGGCCGCAGGTCGGGATCATCGTGCTGTCCCAGTACGTGGAGACCGAGTTCACCGGTCGGCTGATGGCCGACGGTCGGGCGGTCGGCTACCTGTTGAAGGACCGGGTGATGGGCGTCGCGGAGTTCCTGGACGCCCTGGACCGGGTGCAGCGCGGTGGCGTGGTGCTGGATCCGGAAGTGGTCCGGAAACTGTTCCGCGAGACCTCGCACACCGACCCGTTGAGTCGGCTGACCGCTCGCGAGCACCAGGTGCTGGAGCAGATGGCGAACGGCCGCACCAATGCCGGGATCGCCGGCACGCTGTACATCTCGGCGTCAGCCGTGGAGAAACACAGCAACGCGATCTTCGACAAGCTCGAGCTGCCGGCGGGCGGCGGCTACAGCAGGCGGGTGCTCGCGGTGTTGCGCTACCTCAGCTCATGA
- a CDS encoding MFS transporter, whose product MQITSSSTTARTSRVNRVRVAVVVMLLLAGTINYIDRSTLSIANHDVSAELGLSSTEMGLVFSVFSWAYAFAQLPAGPLLDRLGARMVLGMGLIVWSAAQVLAGLSHGIGQLVGARVLLGVGEAPTFPANAKIVSQWFPPGRRGVPLGVATAASTVGPAIAPPILTWLLLAHGWRVMFIVIGVIGILVGLVWMILYRSPETRTAYQEGLAALGVTTEATDERQPWSIKEWLWLLRHRTSWAMIGGFTGVIYSVYLYLTWLPEYLQSERGLSIAAIGWALVLPYAFGTVGQLLGGIVGDALISRGVPVVTARKIPVVGGLLVGGLCSIPTALAPTTGWALVAICGVQLFINIASSGGWVMAATLADKRTTASLGSLQNFGGYFGGAFAPLVTGAVVGASGSFVLALLIASVVAVLAAGLYAWGVRKPIPPLPAVALNGVDPTDADETRD is encoded by the coding sequence ATGCAGATCACGTCGTCCAGCACGACGGCCCGGACGTCCCGGGTCAACCGGGTCCGAGTGGCCGTCGTGGTCATGCTGCTGCTGGCCGGGACGATCAACTACATCGACCGGTCGACGCTGTCGATCGCGAACCACGACGTCAGTGCCGAACTCGGCCTGAGCAGCACTGAGATGGGGCTGGTGTTCTCCGTCTTCTCCTGGGCCTACGCCTTCGCCCAGCTGCCGGCCGGGCCGTTGCTGGACCGGCTCGGGGCACGGATGGTGCTCGGGATGGGTCTGATCGTGTGGTCGGCCGCGCAGGTGCTCGCGGGGCTTTCGCACGGGATCGGGCAACTGGTCGGTGCCCGGGTGCTGCTCGGCGTCGGTGAAGCACCGACCTTCCCGGCCAACGCCAAGATCGTCTCCCAGTGGTTCCCGCCGGGCAGACGAGGCGTTCCGCTCGGCGTCGCCACTGCGGCCTCGACCGTCGGGCCGGCGATCGCGCCGCCGATCCTGACCTGGTTACTGCTGGCGCACGGCTGGCGAGTGATGTTCATCGTGATCGGCGTGATCGGCATCCTGGTCGGACTGGTGTGGATGATCCTCTACCGCAGCCCGGAGACCAGGACGGCTTACCAGGAAGGGCTTGCGGCGCTCGGCGTGACGACCGAAGCGACCGACGAGCGGCAGCCGTGGAGCATCAAGGAGTGGTTGTGGCTGCTGCGGCACCGCACCAGTTGGGCGATGATCGGTGGCTTCACCGGTGTGATCTACTCGGTCTACCTGTACCTGACCTGGTTGCCGGAGTACCTGCAGTCCGAACGAGGGCTGAGCATCGCGGCGATCGGTTGGGCGCTGGTGCTGCCGTACGCGTTCGGCACCGTCGGTCAGCTGCTCGGCGGCATCGTCGGCGATGCGCTGATCAGCCGCGGCGTCCCGGTGGTGACCGCCCGCAAGATTCCGGTGGTCGGCGGGCTGCTGGTCGGCGGACTCTGCTCGATCCCGACCGCGCTGGCGCCGACGACCGGCTGGGCGCTGGTGGCGATCTGCGGCGTCCAGTTGTTCATCAACATCGCCAGCAGCGGCGGCTGGGTGATGGCGGCAACGTTGGCCGACAAGCGCACCACTGCCTCGCTGGGCAGCCTGCAGAATTTCGGCGGCTACTTCGGCGGTGCGTTCGCGCCCCTGGTCACCGGCGCTGTCGTCGGGGCCAGCGGATCGTTCGTGCTGGCCCTGCTGATCGCCAGTGTGGTGGCGGTGTTGGCCGCCGGTCTGTATGCCTGGGGTGTGCGCAAGCCGATCCCGCCGTTGCCTGCGGTCGCGCTGAACGGGGTCGACCCGACCGACGCGGACGAGACGAGGGATTGA
- a CDS encoding DedA family protein produces the protein MIDNLLTTITDWAIGMMEALGAPGAGLAIALENVFPPLPSEVILPLAGFTAAQGRLVLWQVLIWTTVGSVVGALVLYGIGAALGRDRLRRLVDRLPLIKLDDVDLAERWFTRHGPKAVLIGRLVPIVRSLISIPAGLERMSLPRFVALTALGSGVWNTLLVSAGYLLGSRWHLVEDGVGIFSKIVVVAVLAAIVVWVIRAVRRRQRTRADRSEQPEAHRSAAAERSLDRPN, from the coding sequence ATGATCGACAACCTGTTGACCACGATCACCGACTGGGCGATCGGCATGATGGAAGCACTCGGCGCGCCCGGCGCCGGCCTGGCGATCGCGCTGGAGAACGTCTTCCCGCCGCTGCCGAGCGAAGTCATCCTGCCGCTGGCCGGGTTCACCGCCGCACAAGGAAGGCTTGTGCTCTGGCAGGTGCTGATCTGGACCACGGTCGGTTCGGTGGTCGGGGCCCTGGTGCTGTACGGGATCGGTGCAGCCCTCGGCAGGGACCGCCTCCGTCGATTGGTGGACCGGCTGCCGTTGATCAAGCTCGACGATGTCGATCTCGCCGAGCGGTGGTTCACCCGGCACGGACCGAAGGCGGTGCTGATCGGACGACTGGTGCCGATCGTGCGGAGCCTGATCTCCATCCCTGCCGGATTGGAACGGATGTCGTTGCCGCGGTTCGTCGCCCTCACCGCGCTGGGCAGCGGCGTCTGGAACACGCTGCTGGTGTCCGCGGGCTACCTGCTCGGGTCGCGGTGGCATCTGGTCGAGGACGGGGTCGGCATCTTCTCCAAGATCGTCGTCGTCGCGGTGCTCGCCGCCATCGTGGTGTGGGTGATCCGGGCGGTCCGGCGGCGTCAGCGGACGCGAGCCGACAGGTCCGAGCAGCCGGAGGCACACCGGTCGGCGGCGGCTGAGCGGAGTCTGGATCGTCCGAACTGA
- a CDS encoding 2,4'-dihydroxyacetophenone dioxygenase family protein gives MPTTANIAISAEVPPEIAVAAMPDDDRVWVPQADGVFFRPLLLNRITGQWCNLLKVTRAGIVSRHRHPSLVVGYVIKGKWQYDEHDWVAEEGGFVYEPPGEIHTLRVPDDCAEMITFFNISGAMIYVDDDGNQIGYEDTFTKIDLCREHYAANGLGADYVDQFCR, from the coding sequence ATGCCGACCACAGCCAACATCGCGATCTCTGCCGAAGTACCACCGGAGATCGCCGTCGCCGCCATGCCCGACGACGACCGGGTCTGGGTGCCGCAGGCCGACGGCGTCTTCTTCCGGCCTCTGCTGCTCAACCGGATCACCGGTCAGTGGTGCAACCTGCTGAAGGTCACCCGTGCCGGGATCGTCTCCCGGCATCGACATCCGTCCCTCGTGGTCGGCTACGTGATCAAGGGAAAATGGCAGTACGACGAACACGACTGGGTCGCCGAGGAAGGCGGCTTCGTCTACGAGCCGCCGGGCGAGATCCACACCCTGCGGGTGCCCGACGACTGTGCGGAGATGATCACCTTCTTCAACATCAGCGGCGCGATGATCTACGTCGACGACGACGGCAACCAGATCGGCTACGAGGACACGTTCACCAAGATCGACCTGTGCCGCGAGCATTACGCGGCGAACGGCCTCGGGGCGGACTACGTCGACCAGTTCTGTCGCTGA
- a CDS encoding DUF6912 family protein has product MSPQRPRMMIFIPLDRDTATAVRSIGRTDERLIGYAATGQLINAHGYRTDEREDADYAAQLYASIAGIARSADDRRLVVAADVPIAGVSDHADDADYGSVGVRGLDWADVTAVFVDDNDAAEAVGLARKSIQAQPDAGLAGWVELPAVTALTDSHELLWHTPDEAW; this is encoded by the coding sequence ATGAGCCCACAGCGACCTCGGATGATGATCTTCATCCCGCTCGACCGTGACACCGCGACGGCAGTCCGGTCGATCGGACGGACCGACGAACGACTGATCGGCTATGCCGCCACCGGTCAGCTGATCAACGCCCACGGCTACCGCACCGACGAACGCGAGGACGCCGACTACGCCGCGCAGCTGTACGCCTCGATCGCCGGGATCGCCCGCAGTGCCGACGACCGTCGGCTGGTGGTCGCGGCCGACGTGCCGATCGCGGGGGTCAGCGATCATGCCGACGACGCCGACTACGGCTCGGTCGGGGTCCGCGGCCTGGACTGGGCCGACGTCACGGCCGTCTTCGTCGACGACAACGACGCTGCCGAGGCGGTCGGCCTGGCGCGGAAGTCGATCCAGGCCCAGCCGGACGCCGGACTGGCCGGCTGGGTGGAACTGCCCGCGGTGACCGCGCTGACCGACAGCCACGAGCTGCTCTGGCACACCCCGGACGAGGCCTGGTGA
- a CDS encoding WS/DGAT/MGAT family O-acyltransferase: MPDRLTALEQTTLALDTARTPATVGTVDVFDAGPDGFDYERLIGLIRDRIRYVPRYRQRILGVPGRLADPVWVDDADFDLTFHVRRSALPRPGNRQQLREFAGRVLSRRMDRSRPLWELYLVEGLEHDRFALVAKTHQCVVDGVDTVDLVQVLLDNAPDDTVAAEESWHPLPAPGPVELVAGAVTEGLRDPGRTVSNVQHALTDAFGVAVAVSEAVGFGGPIGDLAADALRGTRAPNRTPLAGSVSEQRRVAVESADLDDLRAVRAEHDHTINDVVLAMISGGLRSWLMTRGESVGPGASVTALVPMSVTEDGEETSLGSRVEPHLMRLPIGEPNPLIRLHQVGYGTQAHKESGRAVAAREISDIAGFAPATLHALGVRATGDLLRRPYDLLITNAPGPQSPVYLGQAPMTASYPVVPLSAGHLLAIGVTSYNGKVFIGLNADRNAFADLDVLAQCITDELDDLLDTAVRARAERQPTRAASAEAKERVARRAAKKATAKKAAAKKTTAKKTATKHITAKKGAAKKSGTAQESGTAGPSGKDSGSARTGTESEQRS, from the coding sequence ATGCCGGATCGGTTGACAGCGCTGGAACAGACCACCCTGGCCCTGGACACCGCACGGACGCCGGCCACCGTCGGCACCGTCGATGTCTTCGACGCCGGCCCCGACGGATTCGACTACGAGCGGCTGATCGGTCTGATCCGTGATCGGATCCGCTACGTGCCGCGATACCGGCAGCGGATCCTGGGCGTTCCGGGCCGGCTGGCCGACCCGGTGTGGGTGGACGACGCCGACTTCGACCTGACCTTCCACGTCCGCCGGTCGGCACTGCCGCGGCCGGGCAACCGGCAACAGTTGCGGGAGTTCGCCGGTCGGGTGCTGTCCCGCCGGATGGACCGCTCCCGACCGCTGTGGGAGCTGTACCTGGTCGAGGGCCTGGAACATGATCGTTTCGCCCTGGTCGCCAAGACCCACCAGTGCGTGGTGGACGGAGTGGACACCGTCGACCTGGTTCAGGTGTTGCTGGACAACGCACCCGACGACACCGTCGCTGCGGAGGAGAGTTGGCATCCGTTGCCGGCGCCGGGACCGGTGGAGCTGGTCGCCGGTGCAGTCACCGAGGGATTGCGGGACCCGGGCCGTACGGTCAGCAACGTGCAGCATGCGTTGACCGACGCGTTCGGGGTCGCAGTGGCGGTCAGCGAAGCCGTCGGCTTCGGCGGCCCGATCGGTGATCTTGCCGCGGACGCCTTGCGCGGGACCCGAGCACCGAATCGGACGCCGTTGGCGGGCTCGGTGTCGGAGCAGCGTCGGGTGGCGGTGGAGTCGGCCGATCTGGATGATCTTCGGGCGGTCCGGGCCGAACATGATCACACCATCAACGACGTCGTGTTGGCGATGATCAGCGGCGGGCTGCGGTCCTGGCTGATGACCCGCGGGGAGAGCGTCGGCCCGGGCGCGTCGGTGACCGCGCTGGTGCCGATGAGTGTGACCGAGGACGGCGAGGAGACGTCGTTGGGCAGTCGGGTCGAGCCCCACCTGATGCGGTTGCCGATCGGAGAGCCGAATCCGTTGATCCGACTGCACCAGGTCGGCTACGGAACCCAAGCACACAAGGAATCCGGGCGTGCGGTCGCGGCCAGGGAGATCTCCGACATCGCCGGTTTCGCGCCGGCGACCTTGCATGCGCTCGGCGTCCGGGCGACCGGTGATCTGCTGCGTCGGCCGTACGATCTGTTGATCACCAACGCGCCCGGTCCGCAGTCGCCGGTCTATCTCGGGCAGGCACCGATGACGGCGAGCTACCCGGTGGTGCCGCTGTCGGCCGGACACCTGCTGGCGATCGGTGTCACCTCCTACAACGGCAAGGTGTTCATCGGTCTGAACGCCGATCGGAACGCTTTCGCCGACCTGGACGTGCTCGCCCAGTGCATCACCGACGAGCTGGACGACCTGCTCGACACCGCGGTCCGAGCCAGGGCTGAGCGGCAGCCGACCCGGGCAGCCAGCGCGGAAGCCAAGGAGCGGGTCGCCCGCCGCGCGGCGAAGAAGGCGACCGCCAAGAAGGCTGCGGCCAAGAAGACGACCGCCAAGAAGACCGCGACCAAGCACATCACGGCCAAGAAGGGGGCGGCCAAGAAGAGCGGAACCGCGCAGGAGTCGGGCACGGCGGGCCCGAGTGGCAAGGACTCCGGCAGCGCGCGGACCGGCACCGAGAGCGAGCAGCGATCATGA
- a CDS encoding sensor histidine kinase produces the protein MRPPFDRLLSMARPVVGVGLGAVSWPVDLVAAIVTAVLRGGRMPLLVSGWQCRRVQRWIGFGQAAPPAPTSVPRSVGYLLTRVPIGLLAAVVLGLLLYGCWAVVAVLGSWLFDLHLPVADSVATVPVRSMTVAALVPVGLILLFLDLTGIAGVAALDRLAAEHWFRPTRSELLQRRVEELTVSRHDLIRALDSERSRIERDLHDGIQQRVVALGLLVGRARRQLEPQQAGSALLEQAQREAADLLDDLRDVAWRVSPATLESEGLAAALHRLAEQAGTPVTVHWAAPTRLPAAVESCVFHLVSEALTNVARHARATRTDVRLDGPTGTASDRRLSVRVTDDGVGGAVPRPGHGLAGLTGRVEAAGGTLSISSPPSGPTRLEAVLPCT, from the coding sequence GTGCGTCCTCCGTTCGACCGCCTGCTCTCGATGGCCCGACCGGTCGTCGGCGTCGGGCTCGGCGCGGTGAGCTGGCCGGTTGATCTGGTCGCCGCGATCGTCACCGCAGTGCTCCGCGGAGGCCGGATGCCACTGCTGGTCAGCGGCTGGCAGTGCCGACGGGTGCAGCGGTGGATCGGCTTCGGACAGGCCGCACCGCCCGCGCCGACGAGCGTGCCACGGTCGGTCGGCTATCTCCTCACCCGGGTCCCGATCGGGCTGCTGGCGGCGGTGGTGCTCGGGCTGCTGCTCTACGGCTGCTGGGCGGTGGTCGCGGTGCTCGGGTCCTGGCTGTTCGACCTCCACCTCCCGGTCGCGGACAGCGTCGCCACCGTCCCGGTCCGGAGCATGACGGTCGCCGCCTTGGTCCCGGTCGGCCTGATCCTGCTCTTTCTCGACCTGACCGGGATCGCCGGGGTGGCCGCACTCGACCGACTCGCGGCCGAGCACTGGTTCCGGCCGACCCGCAGCGAACTGCTGCAACGTCGGGTCGAAGAGCTCACGGTGAGCCGCCACGACCTGATCCGGGCACTGGATTCCGAACGGTCCCGGATCGAACGCGATCTGCACGACGGCATCCAGCAACGCGTGGTGGCGCTCGGACTGCTGGTCGGCCGGGCCCGCCGACAACTGGAGCCGCAGCAGGCCGGCTCCGCACTGCTCGAGCAGGCACAGCGGGAGGCGGCCGACCTGCTGGACGACCTGCGCGATGTCGCCTGGCGGGTCAGCCCGGCGACCCTGGAATCGGAGGGGCTGGCCGCGGCGTTGCACCGGCTCGCCGAGCAAGCCGGAACCCCGGTGACCGTGCACTGGGCGGCGCCGACCCGGCTGCCGGCCGCCGTCGAGAGCTGCGTCTTCCACCTCGTCTCCGAGGCCCTGACCAACGTCGCGCGGCATGCCCGGGCGACCCGGACCGACGTCCGGCTCGACGGCCCGACCGGTACGGCGTCGGACCGCCGGCTCTCGGTCCGGGTCACCGACGACGGAGTCGGCGGGGCCGTACCACGTCCGGGACACGGTCTGGCCGGTCTGACCGGCCGCGTCGAAGCGGCCGGCGGCACCCTGTCGATCAGCAGCCCACCGTCCGGGCCGACCCGGTTGGAGGCCGTCCTGCCATGCACGTGA
- a CDS encoding SDR family NAD(P)-dependent oxidoreductase — protein sequence MDGISSYRPDLFAGREVVVVGGTSGIGLAVAEAFAQLGGTVTAAGLLAEPLDARPGVTPYALDVTDSDAVGALFADRPRIDVLVNCAGVIRRDAEFELDVFADVLDVNLTGTMRTCVAAREALAAAAGCVINTASMHSFISGPRIPAYTASKGGVAQLTKSLAGAWAEQGIRVNAVAPGWIGTPLTGAIRHTAAGEMITARTPMGRWGESDEVAAAVIFLASPAASFVTGSVLTVDGGFLTG from the coding sequence ATGGACGGTATCAGCAGCTACCGACCCGACCTGTTCGCCGGCCGGGAGGTCGTGGTCGTCGGCGGCACCAGCGGGATCGGTCTCGCCGTGGCCGAGGCGTTCGCCCAGCTCGGCGGCACGGTCACCGCTGCGGGCCTGCTCGCCGAGCCGTTGGACGCTCGGCCCGGCGTCACCCCGTACGCGCTCGACGTCACCGATTCCGATGCCGTCGGCGCCCTGTTCGCCGACCGGCCCAGGATCGACGTCCTGGTCAACTGCGCCGGGGTGATCCGCCGGGACGCCGAGTTCGAGCTCGACGTCTTCGCCGACGTCCTGGACGTCAATCTGACCGGCACGATGCGGACCTGTGTTGCGGCGCGGGAGGCGCTGGCCGCGGCGGCTGGATGTGTGATCAACACGGCGTCGATGCACAGCTTCATCTCCGGCCCGAGGATCCCCGCCTACACCGCCAGCAAGGGCGGCGTCGCGCAGCTGACCAAGTCGCTGGCCGGTGCCTGGGCCGAGCAAGGGATCAGGGTGAACGCCGTCGCACCCGGCTGGATCGGCACCCCGTTGACCGGGGCGATCCGACACACCGCGGCCGGCGAGATGATCACCGCTCGAACGCCGATGGGCCGCTGGGGCGAATCGGACGAGGTCGCGGCCGCGGTCATCTTCCTGGCCAGCCCCGCGGCCAGCTTCGTCACCGGCAGCGTCCTGACCGTCGACGGCGGATTCCTCACCGGCTGA
- a CDS encoding LysR family transcriptional regulator encodes MQQLPERIAQLRIDRLRSLLAAAQYGSFSAAAESLQLSQPRVSTHIADLERVFRTTLFDRSRQPIALTEAGERLVGYARRAVDALLEAQAGLDESGQLSGRLVIGMYPSAAATIFGELVAGLAASSPELEIELWEGSTLELGVALAEGDVDLAIRPSVPEPVAADRLSSAVLWTEPLVAVLRADDPLAGGAEIELGELADRDLIMIGGPLGQRRRPGAFESQRAFARAGIEPRIAQQTNQPQTLLTLVRAGLGVGVTNRLAVASAGPGELQVRRVVGEGCQRQVRVWWRTASPLTRIHHAVIDECARLGRRLVPR; translated from the coding sequence ATGCAGCAGCTACCCGAACGGATCGCGCAACTTCGCATCGACAGACTCCGCAGTCTGCTGGCTGCCGCGCAGTACGGGAGTTTCTCCGCCGCCGCCGAGTCGCTGCAGTTGTCCCAGCCGCGGGTCAGCACCCACATCGCCGACCTGGAACGGGTGTTCCGGACCACCCTGTTCGACCGCTCCCGGCAGCCGATCGCGCTGACCGAGGCCGGCGAACGGCTGGTCGGTTACGCCCGTCGGGCGGTGGATGCGCTGCTGGAGGCCCAGGCCGGGCTGGACGAATCCGGTCAGCTGTCCGGCCGGTTGGTGATCGGGATGTATCCCTCGGCGGCCGCGACCATCTTCGGCGAGTTGGTGGCCGGCCTGGCCGCATCCAGTCCGGAGCTGGAGATCGAGCTGTGGGAAGGATCGACGCTCGAACTCGGGGTGGCACTGGCCGAAGGCGATGTCGACCTCGCGATCCGGCCGAGTGTGCCGGAGCCGGTCGCCGCGGATCGGCTGTCGTCGGCGGTGTTGTGGACCGAGCCGTTGGTCGCCGTGCTGCGGGCCGACGACCCGCTGGCCGGCGGTGCCGAGATCGAGCTGGGCGAGCTGGCCGACCGGGATCTGATCATGATCGGCGGTCCGCTCGGACAGCGGCGCCGGCCGGGAGCCTTCGAGAGCCAGCGCGCCTTCGCCCGGGCCGGTATCGAACCGCGGATTGCGCAGCAGACCAACCAGCCGCAGACGCTGCTCACCCTGGTACGGGCCGGGCTCGGCGTCGGAGTGACCAATCGGTTGGCTGTGGCCAGCGCCGGGCCCGGCGAGTTGCAGGTCCGTCGGGTGGTCGGCGAGGGCTGTCAGCGTCAGGTCCGGGTCTGGTGGCGGACGGCATCGCCGCTGACTCGGATCCACCACGCGGTGATCGACGAATGTGCCCGGCTGGGCAGACGGCTGGTGCCGCGTTAG
- the ku gene encoding non-homologous end joining protein Ku, with product MPRSIWKGAISFGLVTIPVKLFSATEEKDVSFRQVHPEDGGRIKYKRVCEKCGKEIPYAEIAKGYEMPDGRMVILEAEDFATLPLATTKAVEVVQFVGEDEIDPTYFAKTYFLEAEGSGAKPYVLLRDALVKSGRSALVKVALRSRESLALVRPKDNMLLMHTMLWPDELRDGSFAAPAEDVTVSDAEVAMAQNFIDALAGDFKPEEYADSYREAVEALVESKLDGTELVAEEEPQEAEVVDLVAALRASVDAAKKRREQATADDESDAEPKRSSKAKKKAG from the coding sequence ATGCCACGCTCCATCTGGAAGGGCGCCATCTCGTTCGGCCTGGTCACGATCCCGGTCAAACTGTTCTCGGCGACCGAGGAAAAGGACGTCAGTTTCCGCCAGGTCCACCCCGAGGACGGCGGTCGGATCAAGTACAAGAGGGTCTGCGAGAAGTGCGGCAAGGAGATCCCGTACGCCGAGATCGCCAAGGGCTACGAGATGCCCGACGGGCGGATGGTGATCCTCGAGGCCGAGGACTTCGCCACCCTGCCGCTGGCGACGACCAAGGCCGTCGAGGTGGTGCAGTTCGTCGGCGAGGACGAGATCGACCCGACCTACTTCGCCAAGACCTACTTCCTGGAGGCCGAGGGGTCCGGCGCCAAGCCGTACGTGCTGCTCCGCGACGCGCTGGTCAAGAGCGGCCGGTCGGCGCTGGTCAAGGTGGCGTTGCGGTCGCGCGAGTCGTTGGCGCTGGTCCGGCCCAAGGACAACATGCTGCTGATGCACACCATGCTGTGGCCGGACGAGCTGCGCGACGGCAGCTTCGCCGCGCCGGCCGAGGACGTCACGGTGTCCGACGCCGAGGTGGCGATGGCGCAGAACTTCATCGATGCCCTGGCCGGCGACTTCAAACCCGAGGAGTACGCCGACAGCTATCGGGAGGCCGTCGAGGCGCTGGTCGAGTCCAAGCTCGACGGCACCGAACTGGTCGCCGAGGAGGAACCGCAGGAGGCCGAGGTCGTCGATCTGGTCGCAGCGCTGCGGGCCTCGGTCGATGCAGCCAAGAAGCGGCGCGAACAGGCCACGGCGGACGACGAATCCGACGCCGAGCCCAAGAGGTCGTCGAAGGCGAAGAAGAAGGCCGGCTGA